The genomic window GTGCTGACGGAGGCCCGGCCGTACCTCGGCGGCGATCTCACCGGCTCGATGCTCAACATGTTCGACATGGACTTTGGTCCCAACGGGATCCACCTCGCCCGCGGCATCTTCATGGACATCTACTCGCAGCTCGGCATGACCTTCGACGTGGAACTGGCCAAGCACGTCTTCCTCCAGGAGGTCCGGAGGGAGCCCAACCTCACCCTGCGCCTGCTGACCAAGCCGGTGGAAGTCCTGGTGGACGGACATCAGGTCGTCGGCGTGGTTGTGAAGGACCTCCAGACCCACGAGCGTCAGGCGATCTGCGCCAAGCGGATCATCGACGCGACGGATGACGCCGACCTGGCCGCGATGGCTGGTGTGCCGTACACGCTGGGCCGGGAGGACTCGGGGATCGATCGAAAGATGATGGCCGCGACCTTGGTCTTCCAGGTGGACGGGATCAACTGGCCGGAAGCCGTCGCGTACGTCACGGCACCGCACGGTCCCAAAGGAGTGCGCGGCGGGATTTACCGCGGCAACATCTGGGGATTCAGCGAGATCATGCGGGAGTATCGTCCCACCGAGCCGGGCGTCGGGATCTACGACCTGAACATTGGCCGCCAAAACGACCAGTCGGCGCTGATCAACGGGCTCCTCATCTACGATGTCGACGGCACGGATCCCGCCTCGGTCGCCGCCGGGCTGCGCCGCGGGCGTGCCGAGCTGGCGCCGCTCGTCGAGTACCTCCGCACGCATGCGCAGGGGTTCAAGGACGCTGAAGTGGTGGGGTCCGCCGACTACCTCTACATTCGCGAGACCCGGCATATCCGGGGGTTGTACACGCTGACCGTGCACGACATCGTCGACTCTCGTGTCTTCTGGGATGCGATCGGGGTCGCGAGCTATCCGATCGATCTGCATCCGTACCGGCCGGGCGAACTGAACCCGTACGCGGCCCACCGGTACGTCTACACGATCCCGCTACGGTCGTTGGTGCCGGTGGGATTCAACAACCTGCTGGTCGCCAGCCGATCGATCTCGGCGACGTATGAAGCCGCCGGGTCGACGCGCGTGGTGCCGACCACCATGGAAGAAGGACAGGCGGCCGGCGTGGCCGCGGTGCTCTCGATCAGGGCCCACCTGACGTTTCCCCGGTTCACCGAGCAGCCCTTGGCCGTGCACGATTTGCAGGACATGCTGTACACGCAGGGCGCATACCTCCTCCCCGAAACGGTGGCGGCCGCGAGCGGTAACCCGCACCGCGGGGCGGGGACGGCGCCTGCCGGTCCGGTCCCGCACGCAGAGACGCCCGTCCCCAAGTAACGTTCCGCCGGGGCGTAGCCCCGGGCAGACACGCGCGGCGATCCGTGGATGGAGGAACGGTACTCCGACCCCTGGTAACACTCCACGCATGATCTGGAACGTTCCGGCCGAGACGATGCCGCGGGCGGAATTGGCCGCCCTGCAGTTGGCCCGCCTCCAGGCGGTGGTGCGGCGCGCCCACGCGCGGGTCCCCTTCTATCGACAGGCGTTCGATCGGGCAGGGGTCGGCCCGGACCAGATCCGGACGCTCGACGATCTTCGCCGCCTTCCCAACACGCGCAAGACAGATCTGCGCGATCACTATCCGTTCGGCCTGTTTGCAGTGCCGAGAGATCAGGTCGTTCGCCTCCACGCGTCCTCGGGCACGACGGGCAAACCCACGGTGGTCGGCTATACCCGCGAAGACATCGCCGTCTGGGCGGAGGTGTGCGCGCGCTGCCTGGCCGCCAGCGGCGGGCGGCCGGGCGATGTCTTCCACAACGCCTACGGGTATGGGCTCTTCACGGGAGGCCTCGGCATGCATTACGGCGGCGAACTGCTCGGGATGACGGTCGTCCCCGTCTCGGGGGGGAACACCGAGCGGCAGCTGCTGCTGATCCAGGACTTTGAGCCCCGAGTCATTGCGTGCACCCCCTCCTACCTGCTCACGCTGGCGGAGGCGGCCCTGGCCCGCGGCCTCGACCCCAAGCGATTCTCGCTCCGGTACGCCGTGCTGGGAGCGGAGCCGTGGACCGCAGAGATGCGCCAGCAGATCCAGCGGCTGCTCCCGGTCCGTGCGGTCAACATCTACGGGTTGAGCGAAGTGATCGGGCCGGGCGTCAGCAATGAATGCGTCGACGCGCAGGACGGATCGCACGTGTTTGAGGACCACTTTCTGGTCGAGGCGCTCGATCCCGAGTCCGGGGATCCGGTGCCCCCCGGGGAGGTGGGCGAGCTCACGTTCACGACCCTGACCAAAGAGGCCCTCCCCGTGATCCGGTACCGGACGGGCGATCTCGCGTCGCTGGATCCATCGCCCTGCCCCTGCGGCCGCACCCATGTCCGGATGTCCCTCGTGGTTGGCCGGACGGACGACATGCTGATCATCCGCGGCATCAACATTTTCCCCTCGCAGGTCGAGGCGGTGGTCGTGGACTTCGCCGAACTCTCTCCGCACTATCAGCTGCAGGTGACGCGGAAGGGAATGCTGGACGACCTCGAGGTGCGGATCGAGTCGGCGCCGGCGTATGCCCCGCACGATGACGCGCTCCGCGCACGCGAGGCCGAGGTGCGGGTCCTCACCGCGCGCGTCACCGAGCGCCTGCGTGGCGTCACGATGGTCGCGATCCGGGTGAAGATCGTGCCGCCGGGGACGTTGCCGCGGAGCGAGGGCGCCAAACTTCGCCGAGTGGTCGACGAACGGTCCCGCTGACTACCGGAGAACCTCGACCCGCTGCAGGAAATTGAACGTAGCGCCGGCCTGTCCTCGAATCCGTTCGCCGATCTGGAGTTTCTCGTAGTCGGTCCGCCGGATGCCGTACGACGTTCCACCGACCACCACGCGATACGCGGAGACGGTTTTCCGATCCGTCGTGTCCCCGAGCGACTGCACCGTCCCCGTGATCGTTCGCGGGGGTTCCACGAGGTCCGCCACGATCATCGCCGCGAATCCACACGCCGCCGCCGCACCGCAGAGCGTGACCAGCCACACCCAGATCTTCTGCCCGTGCTCGCCGACTCTCAGGATGACCCGAACGGCGACGAGCCACGCCGCCGCGAGGGCCACGACGACGGCGAGCACGAATGGTTCGATCTCGTGGGGCATGTGGGCCTCCGTCCCTACCAGGGTCACCACCACTGATGCCCACCGGATCACCATATCAGACACGGCGCCCGCTACGCCGGGACCTGGCCGAACACGAGCGACGCATTGATCCCGCCGAACCCAAACGAGTTGCTGAGGATGTAGTCGACCGCCATCTCCCGCCCGTGGCCGGGGATGTAGTCGAGGTCGCACTCCGGGTCGGGGTCCTCCAGGTTGATCGTCGGGGGGAGGTACGCATGCCGGAAGGCCAGCATGCAGATCGCCGCTTCGATCGCTCCGGTGGCGCCCAGCGCATGACCGTGAAGGGCCTTGGTCCCGCTAATCGGGATCCGGTACGCGTGATCCCCCATGACCTGCTTGATCGCCAGGGTCTCGGTCGTATCGTTGAGCGGGGTGCTGCTCGCGTGTGCGTTCACGTATCCTATCGCCTCAGCCGGAATCCCCGCCTCGTTGAGCGCGCACCGCATCGCGCGCGCGGCCTGCACGCCTGACGGGAGCGGGGCCACCATATGATGCGCGTCGTTCGACGTGCCGTACCCGAGGACCTCCCCGTAGATCGACGCCCCACGGCGGCGCGCGTGCTCGAGTTCCTCGCAGACGAGGAGGGCCGCCCCTTCGGCCATCACGAATCCGTCGCGGCCGCGGTCGAACGGCCGGCAGGCGCGGGCCGGGTCGGCGTTGCGGATCGACATCGCCCGGATGATCCCGAACGCCCCGAAGATGAGCGGCGTGAGGGGCGCCTCGACCCCTCCGGCGAGCATGATCTCGGCGTAGCCGTCCCGGACGGTCCGGAACGCCTCCCCGATGGCGATCGCCCCGCTCGTGCAGCTGTCCGAGTTCGCGCTGCTCGGCCCCCGGAGATCGAACTCGATCGCGATGTTGCAGGAGGCGGCCCCGCAGAAGACCGACAGCGCGAGGGTCGGCCTGACCCGCTGGATCCCCTGCGTCATGAACACCGTGTGCTGCTCCTCCGCAAACGCCGCCCCGGCGACCGCCGAGCCCACGAAGCACCCGATCGCATCCCGGTCCTCTTCTGATGGGTCGAGGCGGGCATCCTCGATCGCCATCCGCGCGCACGCGACGGCAAACTGCGAGTACCGGTCCAAGCGCCTGAGCCGCCTCGGCTCGAGGTATGCCGCGGCGTCGAAATCCCGCACCTCGCCGGCGATTTTGGACGGGAACGGTTCGGGATCGAACCGCGTGATGCGGTCGATCGCCGATGTTTCGCGGCGCAACCCATCGTACAGTCCCCGGCTGCCGTGTCCGATCGGCGTCACCGCACCGATCCCCGTGATGACCACCCGGCGTTTCACAGCTGTCCACCTCCGCTCCGCAGGGCCGCGTCTCGGACATGCCGGGCGGCGTCCTGCTCGACCAACGCTTTGATCGTCCGGAGGGTCGCCCGGGCGATCGGGTCCACAAACTTCGGCCCGATGATCCAATCGGCGACGGCCCGGCCGATCACCGGCCACCGCAGGGATAGGTCGTGGACGATCGTGACCACGACACCCTCCCCCTCGGGGGTGATACGCCACTCGACTTCCATCCCCCGCGTGACCCCGCGCACGTGCGTATAGCGAATCCGCCGTTCGGCCGGGAGCACTTCTTGCCGGGCCCACCACCACACCGGGATCCGGCCCCGGCGGGCCCGCATCTCGACGACCCGCCCCCCTGCCCGGGAGGCGATCACCCGGACGTGCCGGTAGTGGGGGAGGAGGCGTGGCCAGTCCTCGACCCGTGCCGCGTATGCGAACACGGCGTCCGCGCTCCCCTGAATCCGCACCGCCGTTTCCGTGTGCATGGATCAGATCCCGAGCAGTCCGGCGAGGAACCCGGGGCGGAACACCGAGGTCGCCGGTGCGACGTTTCCGACCGCGTCGATAAACCGCGTGCCCAGATCGGGGCGGACGGCCATCCGGCGCACCGCGCGGGCCGCGAGCGGCGGCCGGAATGTGGCTGCCTGCAGCAGGCGCGAGAGGACGAACGCGCCGCCAAACGCCCGTCTGCGGGCCCGCTCGTATCCGGCCAGGGTGCGCGAGGTGGGACCGCCGCGGTCCAGCGCGCGCACGACCGCTTCGGCCGCGAGTTCCCCGCCCCGGA from bacterium includes these protein-coding regions:
- a CDS encoding phenylacetate--CoA ligase, which translates into the protein MIWNVPAETMPRAELAALQLARLQAVVRRAHARVPFYRQAFDRAGVGPDQIRTLDDLRRLPNTRKTDLRDHYPFGLFAVPRDQVVRLHASSGTTGKPTVVGYTREDIAVWAEVCARCLAASGGRPGDVFHNAYGYGLFTGGLGMHYGGELLGMTVVPVSGGNTERQLLLIQDFEPRVIACTPSYLLTLAEAALARGLDPKRFSLRYAVLGAEPWTAEMRQQIQRLLPVRAVNIYGLSEVIGPGVSNECVDAQDGSHVFEDHFLVEALDPESGDPVPPGEVGELTFTTLTKEALPVIRYRTGDLASLDPSPCPCGRTHVRMSLVVGRTDDMLIIRGINIFPSQVEAVVVDFAELSPHYQLQVTRKGMLDDLEVRIESAPAYAPHDDALRAREAEVRVLTARVTERLRGVTMVAIRVKIVPPGTLPRSEGAKLRRVVDERSR
- a CDS encoding FAD-dependent oxidoreductase; translation: VLTEARPYLGGDLTGSMLNMFDMDFGPNGIHLARGIFMDIYSQLGMTFDVELAKHVFLQEVRREPNLTLRLLTKPVEVLVDGHQVVGVVVKDLQTHERQAICAKRIIDATDDADLAAMAGVPYTLGREDSGIDRKMMAATLVFQVDGINWPEAVAYVTAPHGPKGVRGGIYRGNIWGFSEIMREYRPTEPGVGIYDLNIGRQNDQSALINGLLIYDVDGTDPASVAAGLRRGRAELAPLVEYLRTHAQGFKDAEVVGSADYLYIRETRHIRGLYTLTVHDIVDSRVFWDAIGVASYPIDLHPYRPGELNPYAAHRYVYTIPLRSLVPVGFNNLLVASRSISATYEAAGSTRVVPTTMEEGQAAGVAAVLSIRAHLTFPRFTEQPLAVHDLQDMLYTQGAYLLPETVAAASGNPHRGAGTAPAGPVPHAETPVPK
- the fabF gene encoding beta-ketoacyl-ACP synthase II, producing MKRRVVITGIGAVTPIGHGSRGLYDGLRRETSAIDRITRFDPEPFPSKIAGEVRDFDAAAYLEPRRLRRLDRYSQFAVACARMAIEDARLDPSEEDRDAIGCFVGSAVAGAAFAEEQHTVFMTQGIQRVRPTLALSVFCGAASCNIAIEFDLRGPSSANSDSCTSGAIAIGEAFRTVRDGYAEIMLAGGVEAPLTPLIFGAFGIIRAMSIRNADPARACRPFDRGRDGFVMAEGAALLVCEELEHARRRGASIYGEVLGYGTSNDAHHMVAPLPSGVQAARAMRCALNEAGIPAEAIGYVNAHASSTPLNDTTETLAIKQVMGDHAYRIPISGTKALHGHALGATGAIEAAICMLAFRHAYLPPTINLEDPDPECDLDYIPGHGREMAVDYILSNSFGFGGINASLVFGQVPA
- a CDS encoding SRPBCC family protein is translated as MHTETAVRIQGSADAVFAYAARVEDWPRLLPHYRHVRVIASRAGGRVVEMRARRGRIPVWWWARQEVLPAERRIRYTHVRGVTRGMEVEWRITPEGEGVVVTIVHDLSLRWPVIGRAVADWIIGPKFVDPIARATLRTIKALVEQDAARHVRDAALRSGGGQL